The Pseudophaeobacter arcticus DSM 23566 genome includes a region encoding these proteins:
- a CDS encoding YeeE/YedE thiosulfate transporter family protein: MPMNWKAGGLLLGLVFFLAVLLVKPIGVSTQFVILDGILGDAVNAELVTQTDAGYTSTNAYLAKSNGKYAKSVANPLNYSFVFVLAMALGGFVSMRLRGGLNGLEASVPALWRANFGEGPALRYAATFLGGFIVLYGARLAGGCTSGHMMSGMMQTALSGYIFAAGAFAAAIPVSLLLFKKEA, from the coding sequence ATGCCAATGAATTGGAAAGCAGGGGGGCTCTTGCTGGGGCTGGTGTTCTTCCTGGCAGTGCTTCTGGTCAAGCCGATTGGGGTTTCGACCCAGTTTGTGATTTTGGATGGGATCCTGGGCGATGCGGTCAATGCTGAACTGGTCACCCAAACGGATGCGGGCTATACCTCAACCAATGCCTATCTGGCCAAATCCAATGGCAAATACGCCAAATCCGTCGCCAATCCGCTGAACTACAGTTTTGTCTTTGTGCTGGCCATGGCGCTGGGCGGTTTTGTCTCGATGCGGCTGCGCGGAGGGCTGAACGGGTTGGAGGCTTCTGTGCCTGCGCTCTGGCGGGCCAACTTTGGGGAGGGGCCTGCGCTGCGCTATGCGGCGACCTTTCTGGGCGGGTTTATTGTGCTTTATGGCGCGCGTCTGGCGGGGGGCTGTACCTCTGGTCATATGATGTCGGGCATGATGCAGACGGCGCTGTCGGGGTATATCTTTGCCGCTGGCGCCTTTGCGGCTGCAATCCCCGTATCCCTGTTGCTGTTCAAAAAGGAGGCTTGA
- a CDS encoding glycosyltransferase family 2 protein, giving the protein MRISLHIGLEHTGADRLQQIMADKRDQLRSKGVLFPRAPGSKNHTRLFMAVTDPDHVDPLRYNRGFITAEKQSRLYQTLDQELQREVAQAQPDILILSAAQLGSKLHRPSELRRLKALLTPLSDDIQIVAHIDAPERALARHYGAQILEGRDRPLTQELALTQSKNWWQSCLATCPRIDPQTGQFEETQGAPFWLDYAALQAHWEAEFGVGCFSFRPYDEAAIYGPEAPSEICAAFGLPSQIGRSPIGKLPQQPSAAWLARSRQLNALLLHLLAQRNKILPRQLWRSFLNEIAIDGAPIDPATLAPVSRFFAAANQDLAARHPALEAAKFGRADVAQDALPAWQEATPERGFRASQYLLTFMRRINKATKEEMQTKGSDLQDLTTAKAPTGEPPTASAMTVMTPRALENFEMLQGSPFKPHNNLGQKGEDLPQPSYSEIQPRQLPTGSTGNVIVGCMKNEAPYILEWVAYHRAMGVDNFLIYTNGCEDGTSEMLDRLQEMGILQHRNNDDWNGNSPQQHALNQSLKEPVILNADWIIHIDVDEFMNVRCGNGTLQDLFDRVPDASNIAMTWRLFGSNEVVALKDEFVTAQFDACAPKHCPKPHTVWGFKTMFKNIGAYQKISCHRPNKLEEQLRNRVKWVNGSGKDMTSEAADNGWRNSRKSIGYDLIQLNHYALRSAESFLVKRQRGRALHVDRSIGINYWIRMDWNDHRDVTIQRNLPRLQAEYDRLMQDDALRTWHQKGLDWHRAKADELHGMDEFEELYQQALTLKLTATERVAYALALDVES; this is encoded by the coding sequence ATGCGGATCTCTCTTCATATTGGCCTTGAACATACCGGTGCAGACCGGTTGCAACAGATCATGGCGGACAAGCGCGACCAGCTGCGCAGCAAGGGGGTATTGTTCCCGCGCGCACCGGGCAGCAAAAACCACACCCGCCTGTTTATGGCCGTCACTGATCCCGATCACGTCGATCCCCTGCGCTACAACCGGGGCTTTATCACCGCAGAAAAGCAAAGCCGCCTGTATCAGACACTGGACCAAGAACTGCAGCGCGAGGTGGCACAGGCGCAGCCGGATATCCTGATCCTGTCAGCGGCGCAACTGGGCAGCAAACTGCATCGCCCCAGCGAGCTCAGGCGGCTAAAAGCGCTGCTGACGCCGCTGTCTGACGATATCCAGATTGTGGCCCATATCGACGCCCCGGAACGCGCTCTTGCCCGGCACTACGGCGCCCAGATCCTGGAGGGGCGCGACCGCCCGCTGACCCAGGAACTGGCGCTGACCCAAAGCAAAAACTGGTGGCAGTCCTGCTTGGCGACCTGTCCCCGGATCGACCCGCAGACCGGCCAGTTTGAAGAGACCCAAGGCGCGCCCTTCTGGCTCGATTATGCGGCGCTTCAGGCCCATTGGGAGGCAGAGTTCGGGGTCGGTTGCTTCAGCTTTCGCCCCTATGACGAGGCTGCCATCTATGGCCCCGAGGCCCCCAGTGAAATCTGCGCCGCCTTTGGCCTCCCCTCCCAGATTGGCCGCAGCCCGATTGGCAAGCTGCCGCAGCAGCCCTCAGCCGCCTGGCTGGCACGCAGCCGCCAGCTGAATGCCCTGTTGCTGCACCTTCTGGCCCAGCGCAACAAGATCCTGCCGCGCCAATTGTGGCGCAGTTTCCTGAATGAAATCGCCATTGATGGCGCGCCCATTGATCCCGCCACGCTGGCGCCGGTGTCGCGGTTCTTTGCTGCCGCCAATCAGGACCTGGCCGCGCGTCACCCGGCGCTAGAAGCTGCCAAATTTGGCAGGGCAGATGTGGCGCAGGACGCCCTGCCCGCCTGGCAGGAAGCAACACCAGAGCGCGGCTTTCGCGCCTCGCAATACCTGCTGACCTTCATGCGCCGGATCAACAAGGCCACAAAGGAAGAAATGCAGACCAAGGGCAGCGATCTGCAGGACCTCACCACAGCCAAAGCCCCCACTGGCGAACCCCCCACGGCCTCCGCAATGACCGTGATGACCCCGCGGGCCCTGGAAAACTTTGAAATGCTTCAGGGCTCGCCCTTCAAGCCGCATAACAATCTGGGCCAAAAGGGCGAAGACCTGCCGCAGCCGTCCTATAGCGAAATCCAGCCCCGCCAGTTGCCGACGGGCAGCACTGGCAATGTCATCGTTGGCTGCATGAAAAATGAAGCGCCCTATATTCTGGAATGGGTCGCTTATCACCGGGCCATGGGGGTGGATAACTTCCTGATCTACACCAATGGCTGCGAAGACGGCACCAGCGAGATGCTGGACCGGCTGCAGGAAATGGGCATCCTGCAGCATCGCAACAATGACGATTGGAATGGCAACTCGCCGCAGCAACATGCGCTCAACCAATCGCTGAAAGAGCCGGTGATCCTCAATGCCGACTGGATCATCCATATCGACGTGGATGAGTTCATGAACGTGCGCTGTGGCAATGGCACGCTGCAGGATTTGTTTGACCGGGTGCCCGATGCCAGCAATATCGCGATGACCTGGCGGCTGTTTGGCTCCAACGAGGTGGTCGCGCTGAAGGATGAATTTGTCACCGCACAGTTTGATGCCTGCGCCCCCAAACACTGCCCCAAGCCCCATACGGTCTGGGGCTTCAAGACCATGTTCAAAAACATTGGCGCCTATCAAAAGATCAGCTGCCACCGCCCCAACAAACTGGAAGAACAGCTGCGCAACAGGGTGAAATGGGTCAATGGCTCGGGTAAGGATATGACCAGCGAGGCCGCCGACAATGGCTGGCGCAATTCGCGCAAATCTATCGGCTATGACCTGATCCAGCTGAACCACTATGCCCTGCGCTCAGCCGAGAGCTTTCTGGTGAAACGCCAGCGGGGCCGCGCTTTGCATGTGGATCGCTCGATTGGGATCAACTACTGGATCCGCATGGACTGGAACGACCACCGCGATGTCACCATCCAGCGCAACCTGCCGCGCCTGCAGGCCGAATACGACCGCCTGATGCAGGACGACGCCCTGCGCACGTGGCACCAAAAGGGGCTGGACTGGCACCGGGCCAAGGCAGACGAGTTGCATGGCATGGACGAATTCGAAGAGCTTTACCAACAGGCCTTAACCCTTAAACTGACCGCAACCGAACGCGTCGCCTATGCGCTGGCGCTTGATGTGGAGAGCTGA
- a CDS encoding glycosyltransferase family 2 protein: protein MRFLAILTVRNEGAFLLEWLAHHRAVGFTDFLVFSNDCQDGTDAILDRLEDLGQLTHIRNDGPYGKGGIQFTAMKLADKHPLVKQADWILALDVDEFVNIKTGDGTLTDLLSALPKADAVTLTWRLFGNSDILRFEDAPVTELFRRCAPEVIHWPWRASMFKTLYRNNGTYRKTGVHRPRDAKDPEQLENFRWFDCTGHELGEAFKTRRLFSNYGRKNYDLAQLNHYPLGAMESYILKADRGRAVHSDHMLGTDYWVERNFNTAKDASIDRYAPARGDTVSTLLEDNKLAKLRSKSVAWRHEKFRELMQLEPYRALFSRLLMTPPSRPINAVTAQTLTTFANLGRAAQKAASKAPQQPDTDL, encoded by the coding sequence ATGCGCTTTTTGGCAATCCTCACGGTCCGTAATGAAGGGGCCTTCCTGTTGGAGTGGCTGGCCCATCACCGGGCCGTAGGGTTCACCGATTTTCTCGTCTTTTCAAACGACTGTCAGGATGGCACCGATGCCATTCTGGACCGGCTTGAGGACCTGGGTCAGCTCACCCATATTCGCAACGACGGCCCCTATGGCAAGGGCGGCATTCAGTTCACCGCGATGAAGCTGGCCGACAAACACCCGCTGGTAAAACAGGCCGACTGGATCCTGGCCCTGGACGTGGATGAATTTGTCAACATAAAGACCGGTGACGGCACCCTGACGGATCTGCTCAGCGCCCTGCCAAAGGCCGATGCGGTCACCCTGACCTGGCGGCTGTTTGGCAATTCCGACATCCTGCGTTTCGAAGACGCCCCAGTGACCGAGCTCTTTCGCCGCTGCGCCCCAGAGGTGATCCACTGGCCCTGGCGGGCCTCGATGTTCAAGACGCTCTATCGCAACAACGGCACCTATCGCAAAACCGGTGTCCACCGCCCTCGTGATGCCAAAGACCCAGAGCAGCTAGAGAATTTTCGCTGGTTTGACTGCACCGGCCACGAGCTGGGCGAGGCCTTTAAAACGCGACGGCTGTTTTCCAACTATGGCCGCAAGAACTATGACCTGGCGCAGCTCAACCACTATCCGCTGGGCGCGATGGAAAGCTATATTTTAAAGGCGGATCGCGGTCGCGCGGTGCATTCGGACCATATGCTGGGCACCGATTACTGGGTCGAGCGCAACTTCAACACCGCCAAAGATGCTTCGATTGACCGCTACGCCCCGGCACGTGGCGACACCGTCTCCACCCTATTGGAAGATAACAAACTGGCAAAGCTGCGCAGCAAATCAGTGGCTTGGCGACATGAGAAATTTCGCGAACTGATGCAGCTGGAACCCTATCGCGCCCTGTTTTCCCGGCTGCTGATGACACCACCGTCGCGCCCCATCAATGCAGTAACAGCCCAGACCTTGACAACCTTTGCCAACCTGGGCCGCGCCGCTCAAAAGGCGGCCTCCAAGGCGCCGCAACAGCCAGACACCGACCTATAA
- a CDS encoding XdhC family protein, with the protein MTQKTTSPASAAQIALDWHQAGRGAALATVVQTWGSAPRRVGAQLVVSGDGRLEGSVSGGCVEGAVVMEAQEALADGKHRVLEYGVSDGDAFAVGLACGGTIRVLVEPVGGSLPVALLADLVAAQKARAQVAYEVNLTTGIGAVLRDAYLERMRLDRSGVEDDGETFVAVHNPPLRLVVVGAVHIAQALVPMAQLAGYDPAVIDPRAAFASPERFPGVTLLEDWPDEAVAALGLDARTALVLLTHDPKLDDPALASGLRQKCFYIGALGSKRTHAKRVERMLAAGFGEPDTARIHGPVGLDIGAAGPAEIAIAILAEMTAVLRGKVR; encoded by the coding sequence ATGACCCAAAAAACCACCAGCCCCGCCAGTGCGGCGCAGATTGCATTGGACTGGCACCAGGCCGGGCGCGGCGCGGCGCTGGCCACAGTGGTGCAGACCTGGGGGTCAGCACCACGCCGGGTTGGGGCGCAGCTGGTGGTCAGCGGCGATGGTCGCCTGGAGGGATCTGTTTCGGGCGGCTGTGTCGAGGGCGCCGTGGTGATGGAGGCGCAAGAGGCGCTGGCCGATGGCAAGCACCGGGTGCTGGAATATGGCGTCAGCGATGGTGATGCCTTTGCCGTTGGGCTGGCCTGTGGTGGCACCATCCGTGTTCTGGTTGAACCTGTGGGTGGTTCCTTGCCCGTCGCCCTGCTGGCGGATCTGGTGGCGGCGCAGAAGGCGCGCGCCCAGGTGGCCTATGAGGTGAACCTGACCACGGGGATTGGCGCGGTGCTGCGCGATGCCTACCTCGAGCGGATGCGACTGGACCGCTCCGGTGTCGAAGACGACGGTGAGACCTTTGTGGCGGTGCACAATCCCCCCCTGCGGCTGGTTGTGGTCGGGGCGGTGCATATTGCCCAGGCACTGGTGCCCATGGCCCAGTTGGCGGGCTATGATCCGGCGGTGATTGATCCCCGCGCGGCCTTTGCCTCGCCAGAACGCTTTCCGGGGGTGACCCTGCTGGAGGATTGGCCGGATGAGGCCGTAGCGGCGCTGGGGCTGGATGCGCGCACCGCGCTGGTGCTGCTGACCCATGATCCAAAGCTGGACGATCCTGCACTGGCGTCGGGTCTGCGCCAGAAGTGTTTCTACATCGGCGCTCTGGGCTCCAAACGCACCCATGCCAAACGGGTTGAGCGGATGTTGGCGGCAGGCTTTGGCGAACCGGATACCGCGCGTATTCATGGCCCGGTGGGGCTGGATATCGGCGCCGCTGGCCCGGCAGAGATCGCCATTGCGATCCTGGCAGAGATGACAGCGGTACTGCGCGGTAAGGTCAGATGA
- a CDS encoding sulfotransferase translates to MELKVINLGLPKSGTTTLNKALSQAGYTVADHRLKEREEDRPGKRRVFVGSLLYKGLYETGDPMAYMKDYDAVSEISFIHGKFSVWPQFDFALIKTLQDLYPELRFIATRRDAESHSKSIMAWNNLGTTRLPSSTVPGLPIGYGKTADQQMLWIDGHYEALKHWFRDDPRYLEINVAAPDAQQKISAHLGRDLPWWGKANVNRKAQND, encoded by the coding sequence ATGGAGCTGAAAGTCATCAACCTTGGCCTGCCAAAATCGGGCACCACCACCCTGAACAAGGCGCTCAGCCAGGCCGGCTATACCGTGGCCGACCATCGCCTGAAGGAGCGCGAAGAGGATCGCCCCGGCAAGCGCCGCGTCTTTGTCGGCTCGCTGCTCTACAAGGGGCTCTATGAGACCGGCGATCCCATGGCCTATATGAAAGACTATGATGCGGTCTCGGAGATCAGTTTTATTCACGGCAAGTTTTCGGTCTGGCCGCAGTTTGATTTTGCCCTGATCAAGACCCTGCAGGATCTCTATCCAGAGCTGCGCTTTATCGCCACCCGGCGTGACGCCGAAAGCCACTCAAAATCAATCATGGCCTGGAACAATCTGGGCACCACCCGGCTGCCCTCCAGCACGGTTCCCGGATTGCCCATCGGCTATGGCAAGACGGCGGATCAGCAGATGCTGTGGATTGATGGCCACTACGAGGCGTTGAAACACTGGTTCCGCGACGATCCCCGCTATCTGGAGATCAATGTGGCGGCCCCAGACGCACAGCAGAAAATCAGCGCCCATCTGGGGCGGGATTTGCCCTGGTGGGGCAAGGCCAATGTCAATCGGAAGGCTCAGAACGACTGA
- a CDS encoding AAA family ATPase, with translation MIQAKSIDHVQQMLTEQGYVCGRPLATIVFLSLKLGRPLFLEGEAGVGKTEIAKALAAAFGRRLIRLQCYEGLDASSAVYEWNFAAQMVAIRTAEAAGGADRATLQTELFSDEFLVERPLLEAMRPDENGPPVLLIDELDRTDEPFEAFLLEALSDFQVTIPELGTIKAPEPPIVVLTSNRTREVHDALKRRCLYHWVDYPDFDREVEILKARAPEASDQLSREVVAFVQALRTEDLFKKPGVAETIDWANCLLALDVIDLSPEVIADTLGAILKYQDDISQLQGSEAKRILDQARASLDEV, from the coding sequence ATGATACAGGCAAAGTCGATTGATCACGTCCAGCAGATGTTGACAGAACAGGGCTATGTCTGTGGCCGCCCGCTGGCGACAATTGTGTTCTTGTCGCTGAAGCTGGGCCGTCCCCTGTTTCTGGAGGGCGAGGCCGGCGTGGGGAAGACCGAAATCGCCAAGGCGCTGGCCGCGGCCTTTGGGCGGCGGCTGATCCGGCTGCAATGCTACGAAGGGCTGGATGCGTCTTCGGCGGTCTATGAATGGAACTTTGCCGCCCAGATGGTGGCCATCCGCACCGCCGAGGCCGCAGGGGGGGCAGACCGTGCCACCCTGCAGACCGAGCTGTTTTCCGATGAATTCCTGGTGGAGCGGCCGCTGCTAGAGGCCATGCGCCCGGATGAAAACGGCCCACCGGTTCTGTTGATTGATGAGCTGGACCGCACCGATGAACCCTTTGAGGCCTTCCTGCTTGAGGCGCTGTCCGATTTCCAGGTCACCATTCCCGAGCTTGGCACCATCAAGGCGCCAGAGCCGCCTATCGTGGTGCTCACCTCCAATCGGACCCGTGAAGTGCATGATGCGCTCAAGCGGCGGTGCCTGTATCATTGGGTGGACTATCCGGATTTTGACCGCGAGGTGGAGATCCTCAAGGCCCGTGCGCCCGAAGCCTCGGATCAGCTGAGCCGCGAGGTGGTGGCCTTTGTGCAGGCCTTGCGCACCGAGGATCTGTTCAAAAAACCCGGGGTGGCAGAAACCATCGACTGGGCCAACTGCCTGTTGGCGCTGGATGTGATTGATCTCTCGCCCGAGGTGATCGCCGATACCCTGGGGGCGATCCTGAAATATCAGGATGATATCTCGCAACTGCAGGGGTCGGAAGCAAAGCGCATTCTGGATCAGGCCCGCGCCAGCCTGGATGAGGTCTGA
- a CDS encoding DUF6691 family protein encodes MTSIILALVIGAAFGAVLDRVGASNPNYIGKMLNLTNLNLAKTIMLAIGTGSVLMFGGQMLGLVDVGHMSVKAAYIGVFIGGLMLGVGWALAGYCPGTGVVAAASGRKDALFFIAGGLFGAAAYMLTYPSWKASGMLDSVAGGKVTLGAVPGAKFDGLTALPGDVLGLLLGAVFIILAFALPERIIGTGPVTQPAE; translated from the coding sequence ATGACGTCTATTATCCTTGCACTGGTGATTGGCGCCGCCTTTGGTGCGGTGCTTGACCGGGTTGGCGCCTCCAATCCAAACTACATTGGCAAGATGCTGAACCTGACCAATCTGAACCTGGCAAAAACGATCATGCTGGCCATCGGCACCGGATCGGTGCTGATGTTTGGTGGCCAGATGCTGGGCCTTGTGGATGTGGGCCATATGTCGGTCAAAGCGGCCTATATCGGGGTCTTTATCGGCGGGTTGATGCTGGGCGTCGGCTGGGCGCTGGCGGGCTATTGCCCCGGTACCGGCGTTGTTGCGGCGGCTTCGGGACGCAAGGACGCCTTGTTCTTTATCGCGGGTGGCCTGTTTGGCGCTGCCGCCTATATGCTGACCTACCCCAGCTGGAAGGCCAGCGGGATGCTGGACAGTGTGGCTGGCGGCAAAGTCACCCTGGGCGCGGTGCCCGGGGCCAAGTTCGACGGCCTGACTGCCCTGCCGGGGGATGTGTTGGGGCTTTTGCTGGGCGCGGTCTTTATTATCCTGGCCTTTGCTCTGCCTGAGCGGATCATCGGCACGGGTCCCGTTACCCAGCCCGCAGAGTAA
- a CDS encoding vWA domain-containing protein, protein MVELPELSLPEDPKLAQNITHFARALRKAGLPIGPGRVVDAVEAVAAAGFTSRQDFFWTLHACFVSKPEHRVVFAQVFRLYWRDPRFLERMMAALLPAIKGVQEDHAAKPGEKRAAEALLEGANQQVDHPESAEDEGTEIEVDATLTISSDERLRSLDFEQMSTDEVARAKKVLAQIKLPVQPMLSRRLMAAKQGDRPDWRRTFREAARRGGDIQSIARAKRRHRWPNLVVICDISGSMSHYSRIVLHFLHAVANAKGAGWARVHGFTFGTRLTNITRHMATRDVDAALAAAGAEAQDWEGGTRIGACLHAFNRDWSRRVMGQGAVVLLITDGLDRDDPGALAHEMQRLHLSARRLIWLNPLLRWDGFAAKAQGIRAMLPHVDSFRAGHSIASLEDLAEVISRPEDSGEKLRLLSQMRQRD, encoded by the coding sequence ATGGTCGAGCTGCCAGAGCTGAGCCTGCCCGAAGATCCCAAACTGGCGCAGAACATCACCCATTTTGCCCGCGCCCTGCGCAAGGCGGGGCTGCCAATCGGGCCGGGCCGGGTGGTTGATGCGGTTGAGGCGGTTGCGGCTGCGGGCTTCACCTCGCGGCAGGATTTCTTTTGGACGCTGCATGCCTGCTTTGTCTCCAAGCCCGAGCACCGCGTGGTTTTTGCCCAGGTCTTTCGGCTTTATTGGCGCGACCCCCGGTTTCTGGAACGGATGATGGCGGCGCTTTTGCCGGCCATCAAGGGCGTGCAGGAAGACCATGCGGCCAAGCCGGGCGAAAAGCGCGCCGCCGAGGCCCTGCTGGAGGGGGCAAACCAGCAGGTAGACCACCCCGAAAGCGCCGAGGATGAGGGCACCGAGATCGAGGTCGATGCCACTTTGACCATTTCGTCGGATGAGCGGTTGCGGTCTTTGGATTTTGAACAGATGAGCACCGACGAGGTGGCCCGCGCCAAAAAGGTTTTGGCGCAGATCAAACTGCCGGTGCAGCCGATGCTGTCGCGCCGCCTGATGGCGGCGAAACAGGGGGATCGGCCGGACTGGCGTCGCACCTTTCGCGAGGCCGCGCGCCGGGGGGGCGATATCCAGTCCATTGCCCGCGCCAAGCGGCGTCATCGCTGGCCCAATCTGGTGGTGATCTGCGATATCTCTGGTTCGATGAGCCACTACAGCCGCATTGTGCTGCATTTCCTGCACGCGGTGGCCAATGCCAAAGGCGCCGGCTGGGCCCGTGTGCATGGCTTCACCTTTGGCACCCGGCTGACCAATATCACCCGCCATATGGCGACGCGCGACGTAGATGCCGCCCTGGCGGCCGCCGGGGCCGAGGCGCAGGACTGGGAGGGCGGCACCCGGATTGGCGCCTGTCTGCATGCGTTCAACCGCGACTGGTCGCGCCGGGTCATGGGGCAGGGGGCGGTTGTCCTGCTGATTACCGATGGGCTGGACCGGGATGATCCTGGTGCGCTGGCGCATGAGATGCAGCGGTTGCATCTGTCGGCGCGCCGCCTGATCTGGCTCAACCCCTTGCTGCGCTGGGATGGCTTTGCCGCCAAGGCGCAGGGCATTCGCGCCATGCTGCCCCATGTGGACAGCTTTCGTGCAGGCCATTCCATTGCCTCGCTTGAGGATCTGGCCGAGGTTATCTCCCGCCCGGAGGATAGCGGCGAAAAGCTCCGTTTGTTGTCACAGATGCGACAACGGGATTAG
- a CDS encoding FkbM family methyltransferase yields MTETAEVQKMLKCRGMRFPLDRTILPPRIRALLREGAYEAKEATAVRKLVKADDVVMELGAGIGFMSTLVATKTPAKSVHSFEANPQLMPYIAQVHAENNVTNAHVTNAVLGDSDGTAPFYIRKNFLASSLDPMEDAEDCTQVEVPTRDVNAVIKELQPTVLICDIEGAEADLLPKMDLTGLRAVVIETHPQWIGKEGMQKVFRCLDAAGLVFFPRWSHGKVAVFRSDW; encoded by the coding sequence ATGACTGAGACTGCCGAAGTTCAAAAGATGCTGAAATGTCGGGGCATGCGCTTTCCGCTGGACCGGACCATTCTGCCCCCCCGCATCCGTGCCCTGCTGCGCGAGGGCGCTTATGAGGCCAAAGAAGCCACCGCCGTCAGAAAGCTGGTGAAAGCCGATGATGTGGTGATGGAGCTGGGCGCCGGCATTGGCTTTATGTCAACGCTGGTGGCCACCAAGACCCCGGCCAAATCGGTGCACTCCTTTGAGGCCAACCCGCAATTGATGCCCTATATTGCGCAGGTCCATGCCGAGAACAACGTGACCAACGCCCATGTCACCAATGCGGTTCTGGGTGACAGCGACGGCACCGCCCCCTTCTACATCCGCAAGAACTTCCTCGCCTCCTCGTTGGATCCGATGGAGGACGCCGAGGACTGCACCCAGGTCGAGGTGCCGACCCGGGATGTCAACGCGGTGATCAAGGAACTGCAACCCACTGTGCTGATCTGCGACATCGAAGGCGCCGAGGCGGATCTGTTGCCCAAAATGGACCTCACCGGTCTGCGCGCCGTGGTGATCGAGACCCACCCGCAGTGGATCGGCAAAGAGGGTATGCAAAAGGTCTTTCGCTGCCTGGATGCAGCAGGTCTGGTGTTTTTCCCCCGCTGGTCCCATGGTAAGGTTGCTGTGTTTCGCTCTGATTGGTAG
- a CDS encoding glycosyltransferase family 2 protein yields MRITAVTCVKNEGPFLLEWIAFNRLIGVTDFLFYSNDCTDGTAELLEALAARGLLTHLPNPAQGRNYQMEALKDAAHQPLVQEADWIWVADVDEFLNIHVGDHSIPALIEACNDPMAISITFQFFANDGIEGFVDAPVIGQFTRSHNPDIWCSETAIEVKTLVRQDFPLKYYGAHRPFFKKNLPPRRYPRWSDGAGRDVPHKFLVADTPRRIRKFPARGSRDLATLNHYALRSLDSYLVKNDRGDVNRENRAFDDSYWRERNDPAFEDLSIQRYLPELTAALEALKSDPEIAALHATCVARHLDKRDALLAQPSYQDMRAQLLATSTLPPQEEALLKDLGLEDLGLAPGATE; encoded by the coding sequence ATGCGCATCACCGCAGTTACCTGCGTCAAAAACGAGGGCCCCTTCCTGCTGGAATGGATCGCCTTTAACCGCCTGATTGGCGTTACGGATTTCCTATTCTATTCAAACGACTGCACCGACGGCACAGCCGAGCTGCTGGAGGCTTTGGCGGCACGCGGCCTGCTGACCCATCTGCCCAATCCGGCGCAGGGGCGCAACTATCAGATGGAGGCGCTGAAAGATGCCGCCCATCAGCCGCTGGTACAAGAGGCCGACTGGATCTGGGTGGCGGATGTGGACGAGTTTCTCAACATCCATGTTGGCGACCATAGCATTCCGGCCCTGATTGAGGCCTGCAACGATCCCATGGCGATCTCGATCACCTTTCAGTTTTTTGCCAATGACGGTATTGAGGGCTTTGTCGACGCGCCGGTCATCGGCCAGTTCACCCGCTCGCACAATCCCGACATCTGGTGTTCCGAGACCGCAATCGAGGTAAAAACCCTGGTGCGCCAGGACTTCCCGTTGAAATATTACGGCGCCCATCGCCCGTTTTTCAAAAAGAACCTGCCGCCGCGCAGATATCCCCGCTGGAGCGATGGCGCCGGACGCGATGTGCCGCATAAGTTCCTGGTGGCCGATACCCCCCGCCGCATCCGCAAATTCCCGGCCAGGGGCAGCCGTGATCTGGCCACGCTGAACCACTACGCCCTGCGCTCGCTGGACAGCTATCTGGTCAAGAACGACCGGGGCGATGTCAACCGCGAGAACCGGGCCTTTGATGACAGCTATTGGCGGGAACGCAATGATCCCGCCTTTGAGGATCTGTCGATCCAGCGCTACCTGCCCGAACTGACTGCGGCCCTGGAGGCGCTGAAATCCGACCCCGAGATCGCCGCGCTGCACGCCACCTGCGTGGCCCGCCATCTGGACAAGCGCGACGCGCTGTTGGCGCAGCCCAGCTATCAGGACATGCGCGCACAGCTTTTGGCGACATCGACCCTGCCACCACAGGAAGAGGCCTTGCTGAAAGATCTGGGTCTTGAAGATCTGGGGCTCGCCCCCGGCGCAACAGAGTGA